From Sphingomonas nostoxanthinifaciens, a single genomic window includes:
- the treY gene encoding malto-oligosyltrehalose synthase, whose protein sequence is MIPRATYRIQFHSGFGFDRAAGLADYLADLGISHLYASPIGTARAGSTHGYDAIDPTRINPELGGEDGFRAMAAALRARGIGIIVDIVPNHMAVGGADNPWWLDVLAQGPASPHACFFDIDWYPADPALHGKLHAPFLGMPYWEALTSGALVLEADGSAIVAHRTHRFPIRAEDRAAFPADADLPALHDGRDPAGAERLHALLERQHYRLAWWRTAADEINWRRFFDITELAGLRIEDAHVFDTVHALPLRLYGEGLIDGLRIDHVDGLSDPTTYLQRLRGAMDTVRAEPGYLVVEKILAADERLPRDWRTDGTSGYDFMNEVAALLHDPAGEAPLNALWAQTSGRSPRFADEEHEARIEIIERTFPGQLGAVACAFHRLARADAATRDVTAGMIRRALTGLLVNFSAYRTYAGTAEDGGERLRRAADAARASAAPGEADIIDRLVGWIMHAGESKGAARDAARRFEQLSAPLAAKAVEDTAFYRYGRLLSRNDVGFDPARFAQSPATFLQRIAERARDYPHAMLATATHDHKRGEDVRARLAVLSEAPDEWAALLARFDAVGDGVDPGDRAMILQTIVGALPYDGLDGFAGRVADWSRKAVREAKLRSSWTAPDEAYEEACAGFIRAALDDATSRAAIAAFVDRIAPAGAINGLVQTLLRYTLPGVPDCYQGTDLWDLSLVDPDNRRPVDYAARFPVADWADAPTLLHDWRTGRVKQALIAAALALRRDKPALFAAPLRPLAVTGARADRIVAFAREAEGEALLVVAPLLCLSGARADSLALAPDWLGDTAVAFNDERLDVADLLGEAPIALRVR, encoded by the coding sequence ATGATCCCGCGCGCGACCTACCGCATCCAGTTCCATTCCGGCTTCGGCTTCGATCGCGCGGCCGGGCTGGCCGACTATCTCGCCGATCTCGGCATCAGCCACCTCTATGCCTCGCCGATCGGCACCGCGCGCGCCGGCTCGACCCACGGCTATGACGCGATCGATCCGACGCGGATCAACCCCGAGCTGGGCGGCGAGGACGGCTTCCGCGCAATGGCCGCCGCCCTGCGCGCGCGCGGTATCGGCATCATCGTCGATATCGTGCCCAACCATATGGCGGTCGGCGGCGCCGACAATCCGTGGTGGCTCGACGTGCTGGCGCAGGGGCCGGCGAGCCCGCACGCCTGCTTCTTCGACATCGACTGGTATCCGGCCGATCCGGCGCTGCACGGCAAGCTCCACGCGCCCTTCCTCGGCATGCCTTACTGGGAGGCGTTGACTTCGGGCGCCTTGGTGCTGGAGGCGGACGGCAGCGCGATCGTCGCGCACCGCACGCACCGTTTCCCGATCCGCGCCGAGGATCGCGCCGCCTTCCCCGCCGACGCCGATCTGCCCGCGCTGCACGACGGGCGCGACCCCGCCGGCGCCGAGCGGCTGCACGCATTGCTCGAACGCCAGCATTACCGCCTCGCCTGGTGGCGCACCGCAGCCGACGAGATCAACTGGCGTCGCTTCTTCGACATCACCGAGCTGGCCGGGCTGCGGATCGAGGATGCGCACGTCTTCGACACCGTCCACGCTTTGCCGCTGCGTCTCTATGGCGAGGGGCTGATCGACGGGCTGCGCATCGACCATGTCGACGGCCTCAGCGACCCGACCACCTACCTGCAGCGCCTGCGTGGTGCGATGGATACCGTCCGCGCCGAGCCCGGCTATCTGGTGGTCGAGAAGATCCTCGCCGCCGACGAGCGCCTGCCGCGCGACTGGCGGACCGACGGCACCAGCGGCTACGACTTCATGAACGAGGTCGCGGCCCTGCTGCACGATCCCGCGGGCGAGGCGCCCCTGAACGCGCTGTGGGCGCAGACGAGCGGCCGCTCGCCACGCTTCGCAGACGAGGAGCATGAAGCGCGGATCGAGATAATCGAGCGCACCTTCCCCGGCCAGCTCGGCGCGGTCGCCTGTGCCTTCCACCGCCTCGCGCGCGCCGACGCCGCCACGCGCGACGTCACCGCCGGCATGATCCGCCGCGCGCTTACCGGGCTGCTGGTCAATTTCTCCGCCTACCGCACCTATGCCGGCACCGCCGAGGATGGCGGCGAGCGGCTGCGCCGCGCCGCCGACGCCGCGCGCGCATCGGCGGCACCGGGCGAGGCCGACATCATCGACCGGCTGGTCGGCTGGATCATGCATGCGGGCGAAAGCAAAGGCGCGGCGCGCGACGCGGCGCGGCGCTTCGAGCAGTTGAGCGCGCCACTGGCGGCCAAGGCGGTCGAGGATACCGCCTTCTACCGCTACGGCCGGCTGCTCTCGCGCAACGATGTCGGCTTCGATCCCGCCCGCTTCGCGCAATCGCCTGCGACGTTTTTGCAGCGGATCGCGGAGCGCGCGCGCGACTATCCGCATGCGATGCTCGCCACCGCGACGCACGATCACAAGCGCGGCGAGGATGTGCGCGCGCGGCTGGCGGTGCTGAGCGAGGCGCCCGACGAATGGGCCGCCTTGCTCGCCCGCTTCGATGCGGTGGGCGACGGGGTGGACCCCGGCGACCGCGCGATGATCCTCCAGACGATCGTCGGCGCCTTGCCTTATGACGGGCTCGACGGCTTCGCCGGGCGGGTGGCCGACTGGTCGCGCAAGGCGGTGCGCGAGGCGAAGCTACGCTCGTCGTGGACCGCGCCCGACGAGGCCTATGAGGAAGCGTGCGCCGGCTTCATCCGCGCGGCGCTGGACGATGCGACCAGCCGCGCCGCCATCGCCGCCTTCGTCGATCGCATCGCCCCGGCCGGCGCGATCAACGGCCTCGTCCAGACATTGCTGCGTTACACGCTTCCCGGCGTGCCCGATTGCTACCAGGGCACCGATCTGTGGGATCTGAGCCTGGTCGATCCCGACAATCGCCGTCCGGTCGATTATGCGGCGCGGTTCCCGGTCGCGGACTGGGCCGACGCGCCGACCCTGCTGCACGACTGGCGCACCGGCCGGGTCAAGCAGGCGCTGATCGCCGCCGCACTGGCCTTGCGCCGCGACAAGCCCGCTTTGTTCGCGGCCCCGCTCCGCCCGCTGGCGGTGACGGGGGCGCGCGCCGACCGGATCGTCGCGTTCGCGCGCGAGGCGGAGGGCGAGGCGCTGCTGGTCGTGGCGCCATTGCTGTGCCTCTCCGGCGCGCGCGCGGACAGCCTCGCGCTGGCGCCCGACTGGCTCGGCGACACGGCGGTGGCGTTCAACGATGAACGCCTCGACGTTGCGGATCTGCTCGGCGAGGCGCCGATCGCGCTGCGCGTGCGTTAG
- the glgX gene encoding glycogen debranching protein GlgX, with product MSRIPTRLESGIPYPLGATFDGLGVNFAVFSAHAEKIELCLFDEHGRQELARLELPEWTDEIWHGYLPDARPGLLYGFRAHGRYAPEEGHRFNPNKLLLDPYTRKTFGRVRWTDALHGYRVNSPKADLSFDRRDSAAAMPKSVVVTDAFDWGDDRRPNVPWSETIIYEAHVKGLTKLMESVPSAERGTYRALSHPDVIAHLQRIGITAIELMPIHGFVQDRFLQQKGLTNYWGYNTLAFFAPEGRYLGRGDADDLRLAVRRFHAAGIEVILDVVYNHTAEGSELGQTMSFRGLDNATYYRLQKDNPRYCVNDTGTGNTFNLDQPRVLQMVTDSLRHWAESYRIDGFRFDLGATLGRTGDGAFDPGASFFDVLRQDPVLGRVKLISEPWDIGPGGYQLGNHPPGFAEWNDKFRDDTRRFWRGDPGVRPDFAARIAGSGDLFDRRARRPWASVNYVASHDGQPLADIVQYEQRHNEANGEDNRDGHSDNLSCNWGAEGPTDDAAIDAVRERVRRSMLITVLTSLGTPMLLAGDEFGRTQHGNNNAYAQDNEISWLDWKLARSEAGESLIHFVRRLILIRKHYPLVRSNAFLYGEEIAPGIKNIDWFDERGQCLSPEDWQNPEGKALTMRRASLTGDGGFEAITLLMNGSQATIDFDLPEPHRYRRLLVDSSDTNIGERDLTEQTIAVADRTAILIYSNGPIDE from the coding sequence TTGAGCCGTATTCCTACCCGCCTCGAAAGTGGCATCCCCTATCCACTCGGTGCCACGTTCGACGGGCTCGGCGTCAATTTCGCGGTCTTCTCGGCACATGCCGAAAAGATCGAACTGTGCCTGTTCGACGAGCATGGCCGGCAGGAACTCGCCCGGCTCGAACTGCCCGAATGGACCGACGAGATCTGGCACGGCTACCTGCCCGATGCGCGGCCCGGCCTGCTCTACGGCTTCCGCGCGCACGGCCGCTATGCGCCCGAGGAAGGGCACCGCTTCAATCCGAACAAGTTGCTGCTCGATCCCTATACGCGCAAGACGTTCGGGCGCGTGCGCTGGACCGACGCGCTCCACGGCTATCGCGTCAACTCGCCCAAGGCCGACCTCAGCTTCGACCGGCGCGACAGTGCCGCGGCGATGCCGAAGTCGGTGGTCGTCACCGATGCGTTCGACTGGGGCGACGATCGGCGGCCGAACGTGCCGTGGTCGGAAACGATCATCTACGAGGCGCACGTCAAGGGCCTGACCAAGCTGATGGAGAGCGTGCCGTCGGCCGAGCGCGGCACCTATCGCGCGCTCAGCCATCCCGACGTGATCGCACATCTCCAGCGGATCGGCATCACCGCGATCGAGCTGATGCCGATTCACGGCTTCGTGCAGGATCGCTTCCTGCAGCAGAAGGGGCTGACCAATTACTGGGGCTACAACACGCTCGCTTTCTTCGCGCCGGAGGGGCGCTATCTCGGGCGCGGCGACGCCGACGATCTGCGGCTGGCGGTGCGCCGCTTCCATGCGGCGGGGATCGAGGTGATCCTCGACGTCGTCTACAACCACACCGCCGAGGGCAGCGAGCTCGGCCAGACGATGAGCTTCCGCGGGCTCGACAATGCGACCTATTACCGGCTGCAGAAGGATAATCCGCGCTACTGCGTGAACGATACCGGCACCGGCAACACCTTCAACCTCGATCAGCCGCGCGTGCTGCAGATGGTGACCGATTCGCTGCGCCATTGGGCCGAAAGCTATCGCATCGACGGCTTCCGCTTCGATCTCGGCGCGACGCTCGGCCGCACCGGCGACGGCGCGTTCGATCCCGGCGCCTCCTTCTTCGACGTGCTGCGCCAGGATCCGGTGCTGGGCCGGGTCAAGCTCATCTCCGAGCCGTGGGACATCGGGCCGGGCGGCTACCAGCTCGGCAATCATCCCCCCGGCTTCGCCGAATGGAACGACAAGTTCCGCGACGACACGCGCCGCTTCTGGCGTGGTGACCCCGGCGTCCGCCCCGATTTCGCCGCGCGCATCGCCGGATCGGGCGACCTGTTCGATCGCCGCGCGCGCCGGCCGTGGGCCAGCGTCAATTATGTCGCCAGCCACGACGGCCAGCCGCTCGCCGACATCGTCCAGTACGAGCAGCGCCACAACGAAGCCAATGGCGAGGATAATCGCGACGGCCACAGCGACAATCTGTCGTGCAACTGGGGCGCCGAGGGACCGACCGACGATGCGGCGATCGACGCGGTGCGCGAGCGCGTCCGCCGCTCGATGCTCATCACCGTGCTCACCTCGCTCGGCACGCCGATGCTGCTTGCCGGCGACGAGTTCGGCCGCACCCAGCATGGCAACAACAATGCCTATGCGCAGGATAACGAGATCAGCTGGCTCGACTGGAAGCTGGCACGCAGCGAGGCGGGCGAGAGCCTGATCCACTTCGTCCGTCGGCTGATCCTGATCCGCAAGCATTACCCGCTCGTGCGGTCGAACGCCTTCCTCTACGGCGAGGAGATCGCGCCCGGCATCAAGAATATCGACTGGTTCGACGAGCGCGGCCAGTGCCTGTCGCCCGAGGATTGGCAGAATCCCGAGGGCAAGGCGCTGACGATGCGCCGCGCGAGCCTGACCGGGGATGGCGGGTTCGAGGCGATCACCTTGCTGATGAACGGATCGCAGGCGACGATCGACTTCGACCTGCCGGAGCCGCACCGTTATCGGCGCCTGCTGGTCGACAGTTCGGACACGAATATCGGCGAGCGCGACCTGACCGAGCAGACGATCGCGGTGGCCGACCGCACCGCCATCCTGATCTACTCCAACGGGCCGATCGACGAATGA
- the treZ gene encoding malto-oligosyltrehalose trehalohydrolase yields the protein MSWGPLLLAPDRTRFALWAPALDALTLEIDGPPPLAMAPAGDGWFAVEAACGAGARYRFRLPDGAIVPDPASRAQDGGVHGWSIVTDPAGYRWQAQEWRGRPWREAVIHEVHVGAAGGYAGLAEMLPGLAAIGFTAIELMPLAAFGGTRNWGYDGVLPYAPAASYGTPDDLRALIDAAHGQGLMVLLDVVYNHFGPDGNYLSAYAPDFFKADVHTPWGGAIDFGRAPVAQFFIDNALYWLRDFRFDGLRFDAVHAIADNAFLDRMAAEIRAGVPDRHIHLVLENEHNDAARLETSYDAQWNDDFHNVLHVLLTYETHGYYKDFAEAPAERLARCLAEGFIYQGQGSPNQKGKPRGSPSGHLPPTRFVSFLQNHDQIGNRALGERLTLLTSRERLRAATGLLLLCPQIPLTFMGDETGSESPFLFFTDFHDELADAVREGRRGEFAGHPGFADESARDHIPDPNARTTFDRSRALPGPDADAWRALYTQLLVLRRERIMPRLDDAAALGAEAIGAKAVVARWRIGAEQLTLAINLGDDAVPFAAPEATLLVAIGAETIDGTLPSASFAAWIA from the coding sequence ATGAGCTGGGGTCCGCTGCTGCTCGCCCCCGATCGCACGCGCTTCGCATTGTGGGCACCCGCGCTCGACGCGCTGACGCTGGAGATCGACGGCCCGCCGCCGCTCGCGATGGCGCCGGCCGGCGACGGCTGGTTCGCGGTCGAGGCCGCGTGCGGCGCGGGCGCGCGCTATCGCTTCCGCCTGCCCGACGGCGCTATTGTGCCCGATCCGGCGTCGCGCGCGCAGGATGGCGGCGTGCACGGCTGGAGCATCGTCACCGATCCCGCCGGCTATCGCTGGCAGGCGCAAGAATGGCGCGGTCGGCCGTGGCGCGAAGCGGTGATCCACGAAGTGCATGTCGGCGCGGCTGGCGGCTATGCGGGGCTGGCCGAAATGCTGCCGGGGCTCGCCGCGATCGGCTTCACCGCGATCGAGCTGATGCCGCTCGCCGCGTTCGGCGGCACGCGCAACTGGGGCTATGACGGCGTGCTGCCTTACGCGCCTGCCGCCAGCTACGGCACGCCCGACGATCTCAGGGCGCTGATCGATGCCGCGCATGGCCAAGGGCTGATGGTCCTGCTCGACGTGGTCTACAATCATTTCGGCCCGGACGGGAATTACCTGTCGGCCTATGCGCCCGATTTCTTCAAGGCCGACGTCCACACGCCATGGGGCGGCGCGATCGATTTCGGGCGTGCGCCGGTGGCGCAGTTCTTCATCGACAATGCGCTCTACTGGCTGCGCGACTTCCGTTTCGACGGGCTGCGCTTCGACGCGGTCCACGCGATCGCCGACAACGCCTTCCTCGACCGGATGGCGGCGGAGATCCGCGCCGGCGTGCCCGATCGTCATATCCATCTGGTGCTGGAGAACGAGCATAACGACGCCGCGCGGCTGGAAACCAGCTACGACGCGCAGTGGAACGACGATTTCCACAACGTCCTCCACGTGCTGCTGACGTACGAAACGCACGGTTATTACAAGGATTTCGCAGAAGCGCCGGCCGAACGGCTCGCGCGCTGCCTCGCCGAGGGCTTCATCTATCAGGGCCAAGGCTCGCCCAACCAGAAGGGCAAACCGCGCGGCAGCCCGAGCGGGCATCTGCCGCCGACGCGCTTCGTCAGCTTCCTGCAGAATCACGACCAGATCGGAAATCGCGCACTGGGCGAGCGGCTGACCCTGCTCACCAGCCGCGAACGGCTCCGCGCCGCCACCGGCCTGCTCCTGCTCTGCCCGCAGATCCCGCTGACCTTCATGGGCGACGAGACCGGATCGGAGAGCCCGTTCCTGTTCTTCACCGATTTCCACGACGAGCTGGCCGACGCGGTGCGCGAGGGGCGGCGCGGCGAATTTGCCGGCCATCCCGGCTTTGCCGACGAGAGCGCGCGAGACCATATTCCCGATCCGAATGCGCGGACGACCTTCGATCGCTCGCGCGCATTGCCCGGCCCGGATGCCGATGCGTGGCGCGCGCTCTACACGCAGCTGCTGGTGCTGCGCCGCGAACGGATCATGCCCCGGCTCGACGATGCCGCGGCGCTCGGTGCCGAGGCGATCGGCGCCAAGGCGGTGGTCGCGCGCTGGCGGATCGGCGCGGAGCAGCTCACGCTCGCGATCAACCTCGGCGACGATGCCGTGCCGTTCGCGGCGCCCGAAGCCACGCTGCTGGTGGCGATCGGTGCCGAGACCATCGACGGTACGTTGCCGTCCGCCAGCTTCGCCGCCTGGATCGCCTGA
- the glgB gene encoding 1,4-alpha-glucan branching protein GlgB, with protein MQQAQLTSIDWLHDPFSFLGPHDGLARTFQPGATAVTLVAGGRETALAAGSPEGVFAGPFSGEGPYVLRVTWPDGATSESEDPYAFGPVLGDLDLHLLREGRHWDLPLRLGANPVEHDGIDGTAFAVWAPNARAVSVIGDFAGWDRTRLPMRLRHDAGVWELFVPRVGAGAHYKYAVLGADGVWREKADPLARATELPPATASIVAPAPDFGWSDDAWMADRAERQHPGAPISVYEVHAASWRRPWDGGEHDWEQFGDQLIPYLVEMGFTHVELMPIMEHPFGGSWGYQPLSQFAPSARYGTAEQFARFVDRCHAAGIGVILDWVPAHFPSDAHGFAWFDGTALYEHVDPKEGYHPDWNTLIFNLGRQEVTGMLIASALWWLEQFHVDGLRVDAVASMLYRDYSRPAGEWVPNQYGGRENLEAIAFLRRMNEVVAERCPGAITIAEESTAFPGVTAPPKHGGLGFTYKWNMGWMNDTLRYVEYEPIHRRWHHGDMTFGLVYAFSERFILPLSHDEVVHGKGSLIEKTPGDRWQKFATLRAYLAFMWAHPGKKLLFMGGEIAQWAEWHHDGQLDWALLREADHAGIQALVRDLNAVYRAEPALHQSDADPRGFAWIVGDDAENGVFVFRRTSPYGGAALLCAVNMTPVPRHHYRVGVAGAGRWSEVFNSDAVRYAGSGLGHAADPQTAAVPSHGQKQSLELTLPPLATIILRHEGPHV; from the coding sequence GTGCAGCAGGCGCAACTCACGTCGATCGATTGGCTGCACGACCCGTTTTCCTTCCTGGGCCCGCATGACGGGTTGGCGCGCACGTTTCAGCCGGGCGCGACCGCGGTGACGCTCGTCGCGGGCGGGCGCGAAACCGCGCTTGCCGCGGGCTCGCCCGAAGGCGTGTTCGCGGGTCCGTTTTCCGGCGAAGGCCCTTACGTGCTGCGCGTCACATGGCCCGACGGCGCGACCAGCGAGAGCGAGGATCCGTACGCCTTCGGACCGGTACTCGGCGACCTCGACCTGCACCTGCTGCGCGAGGGCCGGCACTGGGATCTGCCGCTGCGGCTCGGCGCCAACCCGGTGGAGCATGACGGCATCGACGGCACCGCCTTCGCCGTGTGGGCGCCGAATGCGCGCGCGGTGAGCGTGATCGGCGATTTCGCCGGCTGGGACAGAACGCGCCTGCCGATGCGGCTGCGCCACGATGCCGGCGTGTGGGAATTGTTCGTGCCGCGCGTCGGCGCGGGCGCGCATTACAAATATGCGGTGCTGGGTGCCGACGGCGTGTGGCGCGAGAAGGCCGATCCACTGGCGCGCGCGACCGAGCTTCCGCCGGCCACCGCCTCGATCGTCGCCCCCGCGCCCGATTTCGGCTGGAGCGACGATGCGTGGATGGCCGACCGCGCCGAGCGCCAGCATCCCGGTGCGCCGATCTCGGTCTACGAGGTCCATGCCGCGTCGTGGCGCCGGCCGTGGGACGGCGGCGAGCATGATTGGGAGCAGTTCGGCGACCAATTGATCCCCTATCTGGTCGAGATGGGCTTCACCCATGTCGAGCTGATGCCGATCATGGAGCATCCGTTCGGCGGATCGTGGGGCTATCAGCCGCTCTCGCAATTCGCGCCGTCCGCGCGCTACGGCACCGCCGAGCAGTTTGCGCGCTTCGTCGATCGCTGCCACGCCGCCGGCATCGGCGTGATCCTCGACTGGGTGCCCGCGCACTTCCCCTCCGACGCGCACGGCTTCGCCTGGTTCGACGGCACCGCGCTCTACGAGCATGTCGATCCCAAGGAAGGCTATCACCCCGACTGGAACACGTTGATCTTCAACCTCGGCCGGCAGGAGGTGACGGGGATGCTGATCGCCTCGGCGCTGTGGTGGTTGGAGCAGTTCCACGTCGACGGGCTGCGCGTCGATGCGGTCGCATCGATGCTCTACCGCGATTACAGTCGCCCGGCCGGCGAATGGGTGCCGAACCAATATGGCGGCCGCGAGAACCTCGAGGCGATCGCCTTCCTGCGCCGCATGAACGAGGTCGTCGCCGAGCGCTGCCCCGGCGCGATCACCATCGCCGAGGAATCGACCGCCTTTCCGGGCGTCACCGCCCCGCCGAAGCATGGCGGGCTCGGCTTCACCTACAAGTGGAACATGGGCTGGATGAACGACACGCTCCGCTATGTGGAGTATGAGCCGATCCACCGCCGCTGGCATCATGGCGACATGACCTTCGGGCTGGTCTACGCTTTCTCAGAGCGCTTCATCCTGCCGCTCAGCCACGACGAGGTCGTCCACGGCAAGGGGTCGCTGATCGAGAAGACGCCGGGCGACCGCTGGCAGAAGTTCGCGACATTGCGCGCCTATCTCGCCTTCATGTGGGCGCATCCCGGCAAGAAACTGCTCTTCATGGGCGGCGAGATCGCGCAATGGGCCGAATGGCATCATGACGGCCAGCTCGACTGGGCCTTGCTGCGCGAGGCCGATCATGCCGGCATCCAGGCGCTCGTGCGCGATCTCAACGCGGTCTATCGCGCCGAGCCCGCGCTCCACCAGAGCGACGCCGATCCGCGCGGTTTCGCATGGATCGTCGGTGACGATGCGGAGAATGGCGTGTTCGTGTTCCGCCGCACCTCGCCCTATGGCGGTGCCGCCCTGCTGTGCGCGGTCAACATGACGCCGGTGCCGCGCCACCATTATCGCGTCGGTGTCGCTGGCGCCGGGCGCTGGAGCGAGGTCTTCAACTCCGATGCCGTCCGCTATGCCGGCAGCGGGCTCGGCCACGCCGCCGATCCGCAGACCGCCGCCGTCCCGAGCCACGGCCAGAAGCAGTCGCTGGAGCTGACGCTGCCGCCGCTCGCCACCATCATCCTCCGTCACGAAGGGCCTCACGTTTGA
- the malQ gene encoding 4-alpha-glucanotransferase has translation MSDAAVTALAEAAGILIDWEDADSKPRRVSIESLRAVLSGLGLACGSAAQCAESAARLRADTADTSRIVDAGAPLTGLSGRGLLHLEDGTTRDLDLAAAPAIATAGYHRLEHAGGVLPLIVAPPRCAVLPADARAWGLAVQVYSLRGDGAFGDFRALGDFAGHAARAGADAVMLSPVHALFTADPSRYSPYSPSSRIYLNPWYATTSDAPAADGDLIDWPSAVHAKLAAFQRDYAAMRDDPGFATFRATADAGLRQHALFEALYAHFFAATGARGWQGWPEPYRTPASPAVAAFAQAHGDAIDFHLFLQWRAETDLGDAAAVASAMRIGLVADIAVGIDAGGSHAWARGDELMLGIGIGAPPDAFQAEGQNWGITSFSPFALRTRAYQPFIDLLRSAMRHSGGVRFDHALGLRRLWVVPSGASPLDGAYLRQPEADLLRLIALESTRANAIVIGEDLGVVPEGLRDTLAARGLLGMRVLPFERMPDRSFRPPAAWDRDAVAMTSTHDLPPVAGWWQAKDIDWRETLGAAGDRAKERAERADDRALLWRAFTDAGAATDPAPAADVPAPVVDAALAFVAGTPSTLAIVPVEDLLGLDEAPNLPGTIDEHPNWRRRLPDKAEALFARPDVARHTRTFRTERPA, from the coding sequence ATGAGCGACGCCGCCGTCACCGCGCTGGCCGAGGCCGCCGGCATCCTGATCGATTGGGAGGATGCCGACAGCAAGCCGCGCCGCGTCTCGATCGAAAGCCTGCGCGCCGTGCTGTCGGGGCTCGGCCTCGCCTGCGGCAGCGCCGCGCAATGCGCCGAGAGCGCCGCGCGGCTGCGTGCCGATACCGCCGACACCTCCCGGATCGTGGACGCCGGCGCGCCGCTCACCGGCCTGTCCGGGCGCGGCCTGCTCCATCTGGAAGACGGCACGACGCGCGATCTCGATCTCGCCGCCGCGCCTGCGATCGCCACGGCCGGCTATCATCGGCTCGAACATGCCGGCGGCGTGCTGCCGCTGATCGTCGCGCCGCCGCGCTGCGCGGTGCTGCCCGCCGATGCGCGTGCCTGGGGTCTCGCCGTGCAGGTCTATTCGCTGCGCGGCGACGGCGCGTTCGGCGATTTCCGCGCGCTCGGCGACTTTGCCGGCCACGCCGCGCGCGCCGGGGCCGATGCGGTGATGCTGAGCCCGGTCCACGCGCTCTTCACCGCCGATCCCAGCCGCTACAGCCCCTATTCGCCGTCGAGCCGCATCTACCTCAACCCCTGGTATGCCACGACCAGCGACGCGCCGGCCGCCGATGGCGACCTGATCGACTGGCCCTCCGCGGTCCATGCCAAACTCGCCGCCTTCCAGCGCGATTATGCGGCGATGCGCGACGATCCGGGCTTTGCGACGTTCCGGGCCACCGCCGATGCCGGCCTGCGCCAGCATGCTCTGTTCGAGGCCCTATACGCGCACTTCTTCGCGGCGACCGGGGCGCGCGGCTGGCAGGGCTGGCCCGAGCCGTATCGCACCCCCGCCTCCCCCGCTGTCGCCGCCTTCGCGCAGGCGCATGGCGACGCGATCGACTTCCATCTCTTTCTCCAGTGGCGCGCCGAGACCGACCTCGGCGACGCGGCAGCGGTGGCCTCCGCGATGCGGATCGGGCTGGTCGCCGACATCGCGGTCGGGATCGACGCCGGCGGCAGCCATGCGTGGGCGCGCGGCGACGAGCTGATGCTCGGCATCGGCATCGGCGCGCCGCCCGACGCCTTCCAGGCCGAGGGGCAGAATTGGGGCATCACCAGTTTCTCGCCGTTCGCGCTGCGCACCAGGGCCTACCAGCCGTTCATCGACCTGCTGCGCAGCGCGATGCGCCATTCCGGCGGGGTGCGGTTCGATCATGCGCTCGGCCTGCGCCGGTTGTGGGTGGTGCCGAGCGGCGCCTCGCCGCTCGACGGCGCCTATCTGCGCCAGCCCGAAGCGGATCTGCTCCGCCTGATCGCCTTGGAATCGACCCGCGCCAACGCGATCGTGATCGGCGAGGATCTCGGCGTGGTGCCGGAAGGGCTGCGCGACACGCTCGCCGCGCGCGGCCTGCTCGGCATGCGCGTGCTGCCGTTCGAGCGCATGCCCGACCGCAGCTTCCGCCCGCCCGCTGCGTGGGATCGCGATGCGGTGGCGATGACCAGCACGCACGATCTGCCCCCCGTCGCCGGCTGGTGGCAGGCCAAGGATATCGACTGGCGCGAGACGCTGGGCGCCGCCGGCGACCGGGCGAAGGAACGGGCGGAGCGTGCGGATGATCGCGCATTGCTGTGGCGCGCCTTCACCGATGCCGGGGCCGCCACCGATCCGGCGCCCGCCGCCGACGTCCCCGCCCCCGTCGTCGATGCCGCGCTGGCATTCGTCGCCGGGACGCCCTCGACACTCGCCATCGTGCCGGTCGAGGATCTGCTCGGGCTCGACGAGGCGCCCAACCTGCCCGGCACGATCGACGAGCATCCCAACTGGCGCCGCCGCCTGCCCGACAAGGCCGAGGCGTTGTTCGCCCGGCCCGACGTCGCCCGCCACACCCGCACGTTCCGCACCGAAAGGCCCGCATGA